In Canis lupus dingo isolate Sandy chromosome 12, ASM325472v2, whole genome shotgun sequence, the following proteins share a genomic window:
- the SRF gene encoding serum response factor isoform X2 — MLPSQAGAAAALGRGSALGGSLNRTPTGRPGGGGGGGGTRGANGGRVPGNGAGLGPGRLEREAAAAATTTPAPTAGALYSGSEGDSESGEEEELGAERRGLKRSLSEMELVGGPEAAAAATGGYGPVSGAVSGAKPGKKTRGRVKIKMEFIDNKLRRYTTFSKRKTGIMKKDTLKQAFTVTNLPGTTSTIQTAPSTSTTMQVSSGPSFPITNYLAPVSASVSPSAVSSANGTVLKSTGSGPVSSGGLMQLPTSFTLMPGGAVAQQVPVQAIQVHQAPQQASPSRDSSTDLTQTSSSGTVTLPATIMTSSVPTTVGGHMMYPSPHAVMYAPTSGLADGSLTVLNAFPQAPSTMQVSHSQVQEQGGVPQVFLTAPSGTVQIPVSAVQLHQMAVIGQQAGSSSNLTELQVVNLDAAHSTKSD, encoded by the exons ATGTTACCGAGCCAAGCTGGGGCCGCGGCGGCGCTGGGCCGGGGCTCGGCCCTGGGGGGCAGCCTGAACCGGACCCCGACGGGGCGGCCGggaggtggcggcggcggcggcgggactCGCGGGGCTAACGGGGGCCGGGTTCCCGGGAACGGCGCGGGGCTCGGGCCGGGCCGCCTCGAGCGGGAGGCTGCAGCAGCAGCGACAACCACCCCGGCGCCCACCGCGGGGGCCCTCTACAGCGGCAGCGAGGGCGACTCGGAGTCGggcgaggaggaggagctgggcgCGGAGCGGCGCGGCCTGAAGCGGAGCCTGAGCGAGATGGAGCTCGTCGGTGggcccgaggcggcggcggcggccaccgGAGGCTATGGGCCGGTGAGTGGCGCGGTGAGCGGGGCCAAGCCGGGTAAGAAGACTCGGGGCCGCGTGAAGATCAAGATGGAGTTCATCGACAACAAACTGCGGCGCTACACGACCTTCAGCAAGAGGAAGACGGGCATCATGAAGAAG GACACACTGAAACAGGCGTTCACGGTCACCAACCTGCCGGGTACCACCTCCACCATCCAAACAGCACCCAGCACCTCTACCACCATGCAAGTCAGCAGCggcccctccttccccatcacGAACTACCTGGCACCAGTGTCTGCTAGCGTCAGCCCCAGCGCTGTCAGCAGTGCCAACGGGACTGTGCTGAAGAGTACAGGCAGTGGCCCTGTCTCCTCTGGGGGCCTCATGCAGCTGCCTACCAGCTTTACCCTCATGCCTG GAGGGGCAGTGGCCCAGCAGGTCCCAGTGCAGGCCATTCAGGTGCACCAGGCCCCACAGCAAGCGTCTCCCTCTCGCGACAGCAGCACAGACCTCACGCAGACCTCCTCCAGCGGGACAG TGACATTGCCTGCCACCATCATGACGTCATCTGTGCCCACAACTGTGGGTGGCCACATGATGTACCCTAGTCCCCATGCGGTGATGTATGCACCCACCTCGGGCTTGGCTGACGGCAGCCTCACCGTGCTCAATGCCTTCCCCCAGGCGCCGTCCACCATGCAGGTGTCCCACAGCCAGGTCCAGGAGCAAG GTGGTGTTCCCCAGGTGTTCCTGACAGCACCATCTGGGACAGTGCAGATCCCTGTTTCTGCAGTTCAGCTTCACCAG atGGCTGTGATAGGGCAGCAGGCTGGGAGCAGCAGCAACCTCACCGAGTTACAGGTGGTGAACCTGGACGCCGCCCACAGCACCAAGAGTGACTGA
- the SRF gene encoding serum response factor isoform X1: MLPSQAGAAAALGRGSALGGSLNRTPTGRPGGGGGGGGTRGANGGRVPGNGAGLGPGRLEREAAAAATTTPAPTAGALYSGSEGDSESGEEEELGAERRGLKRSLSEMELVGGPEAAAAATGGYGPVSGAVSGAKPGKKTRGRVKIKMEFIDNKLRRYTTFSKRKTGIMKKAYELSTLTGTQVLLLVASETGHVYTFATRKLQPMITSETGKALIQTCLNSPDSPPRSDPTTDQRMSATGFEETDLTYQVSESDSSGETKDTLKQAFTVTNLPGTTSTIQTAPSTSTTMQVSSGPSFPITNYLAPVSASVSPSAVSSANGTVLKSTGSGPVSSGGLMQLPTSFTLMPGGAVAQQVPVQAIQVHQAPQQASPSRDSSTDLTQTSSSGTVTLPATIMTSSVPTTVGGHMMYPSPHAVMYAPTSGLADGSLTVLNAFPQAPSTMQVSHSQVQEQGGVPQVFLTAPSGTVQIPVSAVQLHQMAVIGQQAGSSSNLTELQVVNLDAAHSTKSD; the protein is encoded by the exons ATGTTACCGAGCCAAGCTGGGGCCGCGGCGGCGCTGGGCCGGGGCTCGGCCCTGGGGGGCAGCCTGAACCGGACCCCGACGGGGCGGCCGggaggtggcggcggcggcggcgggactCGCGGGGCTAACGGGGGCCGGGTTCCCGGGAACGGCGCGGGGCTCGGGCCGGGCCGCCTCGAGCGGGAGGCTGCAGCAGCAGCGACAACCACCCCGGCGCCCACCGCGGGGGCCCTCTACAGCGGCAGCGAGGGCGACTCGGAGTCGggcgaggaggaggagctgggcgCGGAGCGGCGCGGCCTGAAGCGGAGCCTGAGCGAGATGGAGCTCGTCGGTGggcccgaggcggcggcggcggccaccgGAGGCTATGGGCCGGTGAGTGGCGCGGTGAGCGGGGCCAAGCCGGGTAAGAAGACTCGGGGCCGCGTGAAGATCAAGATGGAGTTCATCGACAACAAACTGCGGCGCTACACGACCTTCAGCAAGAGGAAGACGGGCATCATGAAGAAG GCCTATGAGCTGTCCACGCTGACAGGGACACAGGTGCTGTTGCTGGTGGCCAGTGAAACAGGCCATGTGTATACCTTTGCCACCCGCAAACTGCAGCCCATGATCACCAGTGAGACTGGCAAGGCACTGATTCAGACCTGCCTCAACTCGCCAGACTCTCCACCCCGCTCAGACCCCACCACAGACCAGAGAATGAGTGCCACGGGCTTTGAAGAGACAGACCTCACCTACCAGGTGTCGGAGTCCGACAGCAGTGGGGAGACCAAG GACACACTGAAACAGGCGTTCACGGTCACCAACCTGCCGGGTACCACCTCCACCATCCAAACAGCACCCAGCACCTCTACCACCATGCAAGTCAGCAGCggcccctccttccccatcacGAACTACCTGGCACCAGTGTCTGCTAGCGTCAGCCCCAGCGCTGTCAGCAGTGCCAACGGGACTGTGCTGAAGAGTACAGGCAGTGGCCCTGTCTCCTCTGGGGGCCTCATGCAGCTGCCTACCAGCTTTACCCTCATGCCTG GAGGGGCAGTGGCCCAGCAGGTCCCAGTGCAGGCCATTCAGGTGCACCAGGCCCCACAGCAAGCGTCTCCCTCTCGCGACAGCAGCACAGACCTCACGCAGACCTCCTCCAGCGGGACAG TGACATTGCCTGCCACCATCATGACGTCATCTGTGCCCACAACTGTGGGTGGCCACATGATGTACCCTAGTCCCCATGCGGTGATGTATGCACCCACCTCGGGCTTGGCTGACGGCAGCCTCACCGTGCTCAATGCCTTCCCCCAGGCGCCGTCCACCATGCAGGTGTCCCACAGCCAGGTCCAGGAGCAAG GTGGTGTTCCCCAGGTGTTCCTGACAGCACCATCTGGGACAGTGCAGATCCCTGTTTCTGCAGTTCAGCTTCACCAG atGGCTGTGATAGGGCAGCAGGCTGGGAGCAGCAGCAACCTCACCGAGTTACAGGTGGTGAACCTGGACGCCGCCCACAGCACCAAGAGTGACTGA